In Calditrichota bacterium, one DNA window encodes the following:
- a CDS encoding GNAT family N-acetyltransferase produces the protein MASLEVSRFKERDSEAWDRFVESANNGTLFHTRKFLGYHPPDRFTDHSLIFWNGSKIAAVFPAAEYVENEARILHSHPGASYGGWVVPRDIHLKRSFDLVQALIRYARSENFRKIDLTFAPIFYSHEINNYLDFSLFMNGFTYRKREVSSFVTLNFTEDTVLQKFKPESRTAVRRAMKLGVTIRDSNDFPQFYEILKKNLKMRHNVQPTHTLDELLLLKKMFPDKIHLYGAYLDDRIIAGVVMFHCNPLVNLAFYISHDEAYQQYRPVNLLFYEVFKKTIRQGFRYFDFGIFTVNMEPNWGLARFKENFGSKGIFRDTFVKVL, from the coding sequence ATGGCCTCATTAGAAGTTTCTCGCTTTAAGGAACGTGATTCGGAAGCCTGGGATCGGTTTGTGGAGAGTGCCAACAACGGCACTCTTTTCCACACCCGTAAGTTTTTGGGATACCATCCGCCGGATCGCTTTACCGACCATTCCCTTATTTTCTGGAACGGTTCGAAAATCGCCGCCGTTTTTCCGGCGGCCGAATACGTGGAAAATGAGGCCCGGATTCTCCATTCGCATCCGGGTGCGTCCTACGGGGGATGGGTGGTGCCGCGGGATATTCATTTGAAACGGTCGTTTGATCTGGTTCAGGCACTGATCCGGTACGCACGCAGCGAAAACTTCCGTAAAATTGATCTTACGTTTGCACCGATCTTCTACTCGCACGAAATCAACAATTATTTGGATTTTTCGCTTTTTATGAACGGATTTACCTATCGCAAGCGAGAGGTGTCCAGTTTCGTAACGCTCAATTTTACCGAGGATACCGTTCTGCAAAAGTTTAAGCCGGAATCCCGAACGGCAGTGCGCCGCGCGATGAAATTGGGGGTCACCATTCGTGATTCCAACGATTTTCCCCAATTTTATGAGATCCTGAAAAAAAATCTGAAAATGCGTCACAATGTGCAACCCACCCACACCCTGGACGAACTCCTTTTGCTGAAGAAAATGTTTCCGGATAAAATCCACCTGTACGGGGCGTACCTTGACGATCGGATCATTGCCGGTGTGGTGATGTTTCACTGCAATCCGCTGGTCAATCTGGCCTTCTACATCAGTCACGATGAAGCCTACCAGCAGTACCGGCCGGTCAATTTGCTTTTTTACGAGGTGTTTAAGAAAACGATTCGCCAGGGATTCCGCTATTTCGATTTTGGTATTTTTACCGTAAATATGGAGCCCAACTGGGGACTCGCCCGCTTTAAGGAAAATTTTGGCTCGAAAGGAATTTTCCGCGACACGTTTGTAAAGGTTCTTTAA
- a CDS encoding glycosyltransferase family 4 protein: MTKILHIAPFNVAGVPITFVKAEREQGFFSRLITLAPHPFGYEEDICLNLPFADLSRYFWIKKILTPAQRLRVENVHRIPEKIPLLWRPGAGEKWLIAFRETLWAGKIKRLQEEIDFWNFDVYQLDGGLEFFRDGRTVRQLKNRGKKIICCYTGSDLRVRGVIPEIDASADLTVTVEFDHLFYHPAIHHVFFPFLPEKFHVSEKPTSGTLRIGHAPSNRQAKGTDQILKSLENLKRDFPIEIVLIEGLAYRDALNVKQTCDLFVDQIGDLGYGINALEALAMGIPTATSLVKGFAEAYPDHPFIDISDGKIEEKLRPFLGDSKLRKEKAVQGRRWLEAHHDARKVVHRIHELAGMG, translated from the coding sequence TTGACTAAGATTTTGCACATAGCTCCCTTTAATGTGGCCGGTGTTCCCATCACGTTTGTAAAGGCCGAACGCGAACAGGGCTTTTTCAGCCGCCTGATTACTCTGGCTCCCCATCCCTTTGGCTACGAAGAAGACATTTGTCTGAACCTGCCTTTTGCCGATTTATCGCGCTATTTCTGGATCAAAAAAATACTGACGCCTGCGCAGAGGCTTCGTGTGGAAAATGTTCATCGGATACCGGAGAAAATTCCTCTCCTCTGGAGGCCGGGTGCCGGCGAAAAATGGCTCATTGCCTTTCGTGAAACGCTCTGGGCAGGCAAAATCAAACGCCTGCAGGAAGAAATTGATTTCTGGAATTTCGATGTGTACCAATTGGATGGGGGATTGGAATTTTTCCGGGACGGACGCACGGTTCGGCAGCTTAAGAACAGAGGGAAGAAAATTATCTGCTGTTACACGGGAAGCGATCTGCGGGTGCGGGGAGTGATCCCCGAAATTGATGCGAGCGCAGACCTGACGGTGACGGTCGAATTCGATCACCTCTTTTACCATCCGGCCATTCACCACGTATTTTTTCCCTTTTTGCCGGAGAAATTTCACGTTTCTGAAAAGCCAACTTCCGGTACCCTTCGGATCGGGCATGCCCCGTCCAATCGACAGGCAAAGGGCACGGACCAAATTCTGAAATCTCTGGAAAATCTAAAAAGAGACTTCCCGATAGAGATTGTCTTGATCGAAGGTTTGGCGTATCGGGACGCCCTGAATGTAAAGCAGACGTGCGATCTTTTTGTCGATCAGATCGGCGATTTGGGGTACGGCATAAATGCGCTTGAAGCCCTGGCCATGGGGATTCCCACGGCCACCTCTCTGGTGAAGGGCTTTGCCGAAGCCTATCCCGACCATCCCTTTATTGATATTTCCGATGGAAAGATTGAAGAAAAACTGCGTCCGTTTCTGGGGGATTCAAAACTGCGGAAGGAAAAAGCCGTGCAGGGCCGCCGCTGGCTGGAAGCCCACCACGATGCCAGAAAGGTGGTACACCGGATTCACGAACTGGCCGGGATGGGGTAG
- a CDS encoding DUF72 domain-containing protein has protein sequence MPLAKILIGTSGYSFEDWKGVYYPADIPKGKMLDYYAKDFKTVEINSTYYRIPNQAVFYHLNRKTPPDFEFISKVHQDVTHKRQGVEESMGNLHDVLTPLKTAGKLKGFLAQFPWGFKYTPQNLEYLQKIKELSGVYPLFVEFRNRSWVRDNVYQFLEDHQIGYCNVDEPRFKSLIPPQDIATTPIGYVRFHGRNTQNWWGQSGGDRYDYDYSPEELSEWLGRIRSLAQKTQKTYLFFNNCHLGHAVINARQMETLLREQGLLDLGTPAS, from the coding sequence ATGCCTCTTGCAAAAATTTTAATCGGAACGTCGGGGTACAGTTTTGAAGACTGGAAGGGCGTGTACTACCCGGCAGATATTCCGAAGGGGAAAATGCTTGATTATTACGCAAAGGATTTTAAAACGGTGGAGATCAATTCCACCTATTACCGCATTCCCAATCAGGCGGTTTTTTATCATCTGAATCGGAAAACCCCGCCGGATTTTGAATTTATCTCCAAAGTTCACCAGGATGTAACTCACAAACGGCAGGGGGTTGAGGAATCGATGGGAAATCTGCATGACGTGTTGACCCCCCTGAAAACGGCCGGGAAATTGAAGGGGTTTTTGGCCCAATTCCCCTGGGGATTTAAATACACACCACAGAATTTAGAATATCTTCAAAAAATTAAAGAGCTGTCCGGCGTGTATCCCCTTTTTGTGGAATTTCGAAACCGAAGCTGGGTTCGGGACAATGTGTACCAATTTCTGGAAGACCACCAGATTGGCTACTGCAATGTGGATGAACCCCGCTTTAAATCACTGATTCCTCCACAGGATATTGCGACAACGCCCATCGGGTATGTGAGATTTCACGGCAGGAATACCCAGAACTGGTGGGGGCAGTCCGGCGGCGACCGCTACGATTACGATTACTCTCCGGAAGAACTCTCGGAATGGCTGGGGCGTATCCGGTCGCTGGCACAAAAAACGCAGAAAACCTATCTTTTTTTTAACAACTGTCACCTTGGGCACGCCGTAATTAACGCCAGGCAGATGGAAACCCTTCTGCGGGAGCAGGGGTTGTTGGATCTGGGGACGCCGGCTTCATGA
- a CDS encoding glycosyltransferase, with protein MKTRLNWVFVNSIQMFAGGEIWMLTAMRGLRDRGHRISLICRPGTELARRAAEDGFPVFTMSFRGDFDPVSILKAAKILRKLRPDGILTNMDKELRIAGLAAKIVGVPVVLPRRGSDYPLKNHLAYRFSYTKLATAVLANSESTKRTLLKNAPWLPPQRVRVIYNGINPEPYLSPPKKNLREEWGISENDFVVGFVGQLDERKGIQDLLEGFRQFVETRKEATLFLCGAGPLQSKVEQFARENGLESRIKLAGFRNDIPEVMKMIDVLVLPSLWEGFGIVVIEAMAAARPVIVSRASNLPEIVSEREGILVPPHAPQELARAFERLAAQPDLRRKLGKNGRERVQRFFTRDRMIRALESYFFELVNERQK; from the coding sequence ATGAAGACCAGGCTGAATTGGGTGTTTGTTAATTCCATTCAAATGTTCGCGGGTGGCGAAATTTGGATGCTGACAGCCATGCGGGGATTGCGGGACCGGGGCCATCGGATTAGCTTGATTTGCCGCCCGGGGACGGAATTGGCCCGGCGCGCGGCCGAGGATGGGTTCCCGGTTTTTACGATGTCTTTTCGCGGCGACTTCGACCCGGTCTCTATTCTGAAAGCAGCCAAGATTCTTCGAAAGCTTCGCCCTGACGGCATTCTTACAAATATGGACAAAGAACTCCGCATTGCGGGCCTGGCCGCTAAAATAGTGGGTGTACCGGTTGTACTGCCGCGCAGGGGAAGTGACTATCCCCTGAAAAATCATCTGGCGTACCGGTTTAGCTACACCAAACTGGCAACGGCTGTTTTGGCCAATTCGGAATCCACTAAACGAACCCTTCTGAAAAACGCCCCCTGGTTGCCGCCGCAACGGGTTCGGGTGATCTACAACGGCATCAATCCGGAGCCCTATCTTTCCCCGCCCAAAAAGAATCTGCGGGAGGAATGGGGTATTTCCGAAAATGATTTTGTGGTGGGTTTTGTGGGACAGTTGGATGAAAGAAAGGGGATTCAGGATCTGCTGGAGGGATTTCGGCAATTTGTTGAGACCCGAAAAGAAGCGACACTGTTTTTGTGCGGCGCAGGGCCGTTACAGAGCAAGGTGGAACAATTTGCCCGGGAGAACGGTCTTGAATCCCGGATAAAATTGGCCGGATTTCGAAATGACATTCCGGAGGTCATGAAAATGATTGACGTTCTGGTGCTGCCCTCGCTGTGGGAGGGGTTTGGCATTGTGGTTATTGAGGCCATGGCCGCGGCCCGGCCGGTCATTGTTTCCCGGGCCAGCAATCTGCCCGAAATTGTGTCGGAACGGGAGGGAATCCTCGTGCCGCCGCATGCCCCACAGGAACTTGCACGGGCCTTTGAACGTCTGGCCGCTCAGCCAGACCTGCGCCGGAAACTGGGAAAAAACGGCCGGGAACGGGTTCAGCGATTTTTTACACGGGATCGAATGATCCGTGCCCTGGAATCCTATTTTTTTGAACTGGTGAATGAAAGGCAAAAATGA
- a CDS encoding glycosyltransferase family 9 protein has product MGLLEWVLKRKPLHPSQVDWKSIHKILVIRQHDQLGDFLLSTPVLRALRDRFPQAEISLLVRSYQEPVARNNRNLNDILVFQEVGYRWRPKSLWSFLRKLRSGFDLVVVLNTVSHSNTSDVLAWLTGARYILGSSHLRFPGTSRNFFYNLEVPYQDDGKHQSVKNLEIVSYLNVSTTNFREEITLLPEEQAWARRYLKKLKFTFDRPILGIHPGAGKIENRWPVEKFAETAERFGRKHGAQIAIFHGPSEKALADRLLKEVTVPAKIISDLTLREFAAVISQADLFLGNDTGTTHVAAAVGTPLVVIFGPTDPNQWKPWGAEFVAIRGIDERCESVSVEDVVTAGEQLLLKKGIALNQT; this is encoded by the coding sequence ATGGGACTTTTGGAATGGGTGCTCAAACGAAAGCCTCTCCATCCGTCGCAGGTGGACTGGAAATCCATTCACAAAATTCTCGTTATTCGCCAGCACGATCAGTTGGGTGATTTTCTGCTTTCCACACCCGTTCTCCGGGCACTTCGGGACCGTTTTCCACAAGCGGAAATCTCTCTGCTGGTTCGAAGCTATCAGGAACCCGTGGCGCGCAACAATCGAAATTTGAATGACATTTTGGTGTTTCAGGAAGTGGGCTACAGATGGCGCCCGAAAAGCCTGTGGTCATTTCTGCGAAAGCTCCGGTCCGGATTTGATCTGGTGGTTGTGTTGAATACGGTTTCCCATTCAAATACTTCGGATGTTTTGGCCTGGCTCACGGGGGCCCGATATATTTTAGGGTCGTCACATCTGCGGTTTCCGGGAACCAGCCGGAATTTCTTCTACAATCTGGAAGTACCTTACCAGGATGACGGGAAGCACCAGAGTGTGAAAAATCTGGAAATCGTGTCCTATCTGAATGTTTCCACAACAAATTTCCGGGAAGAAATCACCCTGTTACCGGAGGAGCAGGCCTGGGCCAGACGCTATCTGAAGAAATTGAAATTTACATTTGATCGGCCGATTCTTGGCATTCACCCCGGAGCCGGGAAGATTGAAAATCGCTGGCCGGTTGAAAAGTTTGCCGAAACGGCAGAACGTTTCGGAAGGAAACACGGGGCTCAAATTGCCATTTTCCACGGCCCGAGTGAAAAAGCGCTTGCCGACAGGCTTTTAAAAGAGGTCACGGTTCCTGCCAAAATTATTTCGGACCTCACATTGCGTGAGTTTGCTGCGGTTATTTCACAGGCGGATTTGTTTTTAGGAAATGACACGGGAACTACTCATGTAGCGGCTGCAGTGGGCACGCCTCTGGTTGTGATTTTTGGTCCGACGGATCCCAACCAGTGGAAACCGTGGGGCGCGGAGTTTGTTGCCATCCGGGGGATTGACGAACGCTGCGAATCCGTTTCCGTGGAAGACGTGGTGACCGCCGGAGAACAGCTTCTCCTGAAAAAAGGAATCGCCCTGAATCAGACCTGA
- the cydB gene encoding cytochrome d ubiquinol oxidase subunit II: MDLNTVWFILIAVLFIGFFFLEGFDYGVGMLLPFIAKDDQSRRLVINAIGPFWDGNEVWLLTAGGALFAAFPNWYATLFSGFYLALFLMLAALIFRGVAFEFRSKNTHPKWRSTWDWAIFFGSFLPALLWGVAIANIVKGVPIDRHMNYVGGFFNLLNPYALVGGITAVLVFLLHGALFLSLKISGNLEAKAKAAAQKIWIWAVVFFILFIILNFTSTDIFTRKGLAPAVVPVIALGTLLSVRLFVKNNRTGWAFIMTALTIVFSTVFAFLGLFPRVMTSSLNPDWSLTIYNASSSPYTLKIMTIVAAIFVPFVLVYQAWSYWVFRKRLSGDTKLEY, from the coding sequence ATGGATTTAAATACAGTCTGGTTTATTCTGATTGCCGTACTTTTTATCGGATTCTTCTTTCTGGAGGGATTCGATTACGGGGTGGGTATGCTGCTGCCCTTCATCGCAAAAGACGACCAATCCCGACGGCTGGTTATCAACGCCATCGGCCCCTTCTGGGACGGAAATGAAGTGTGGCTGCTCACAGCTGGCGGGGCTTTGTTTGCCGCCTTTCCCAATTGGTATGCGACACTTTTCAGCGGATTCTATCTGGCCCTTTTTCTTATGTTGGCGGCACTTATTTTCCGCGGCGTGGCCTTTGAATTTCGAAGCAAAAACACTCATCCCAAATGGCGCAGCACCTGGGACTGGGCGATTTTCTTCGGAAGCTTTTTACCGGCTCTACTCTGGGGCGTGGCCATTGCCAATATCGTAAAGGGTGTTCCCATCGATCGGCACATGAATTATGTGGGCGGATTCTTTAATCTTCTTAATCCCTACGCGCTTGTGGGCGGCATTACCGCTGTGCTGGTTTTTCTCCTGCACGGTGCCCTTTTTCTTTCACTCAAAATCAGCGGAAATCTCGAAGCAAAAGCCAAAGCGGCCGCTCAAAAAATCTGGATTTGGGCGGTGGTGTTTTTTATTCTTTTCATTATTCTCAACTTCACCAGTACCGATATTTTTACCAGAAAAGGACTCGCCCCCGCTGTGGTTCCTGTCATTGCTCTGGGAACGCTTTTGTCCGTACGGCTTTTCGTCAAAAATAACCGTACGGGATGGGCGTTTATTATGACCGCACTCACCATTGTCTTTAGTACGGTCTTTGCCTTTCTGGGGCTTTTCCCCCGTGTCATGACGTCCAGTCTGAATCCGGACTGGAGCCTGACCATCTACAATGCGTCTTCCAGTCCCTACACTCTCAAAATCATGACCATTGTAGCCGCGATTTTTGTCCCGTTTGTGCTGGTCTATCAGGCCTGGTCGTACTGGGTCTTTCGCAAACGGCTTTCCGGTGATACCAAACTGGAATATTA
- a CDS encoding cytochrome ubiquinol oxidase subunit I gives MDPVALARWQFAITTVYHFFFVPLTLGLSILVAIMETRYVQTGKEVYLRMTKFWGKLFLINFAMGVATGIVQEFQFGMNWSQYSRFMGDIFGAPLAIEALLAFFMESTFLGVWIFGWDKLSKKAHAATIWLVAIGSNLSAFWILTANSFMQQPVGYVLRNGRAEMTDFFALIFNPHVWLQFPHVFFSGISTAAFFVLGISAYHLLKKSKDAEAYKKSMKFGAIYGIIGITLVIVVGHAQAQHMVKVQPMKMAAAEALWNSEDPAAMSLFTIGNEKERKDIFSIRIPKLLSLLAYNKLSGEVKGINQIQAEYEQKYGPGNYVPPVWLSYWTFRLMVGAGFLMLFIAIYILLAGKKDYAIKPSMLKLTFWALFLPYIANSTGWIFTEVARQPWIVFGLLKTKDAVSNTVSPGLVLTSLIGFTLIYGVLIVADIYLLKKYAKAGTANILQTEE, from the coding sequence ATGGATCCAGTAGCATTAGCGCGATGGCAATTTGCCATCACCACAGTGTACCATTTTTTCTTTGTTCCACTGACCCTGGGACTTTCGATTTTGGTGGCCATTATGGAAACCCGTTACGTTCAGACAGGGAAAGAGGTTTACCTCCGAATGACAAAATTCTGGGGCAAGCTTTTCCTGATCAATTTTGCCATGGGCGTGGCCACAGGGATTGTCCAGGAATTCCAATTTGGGATGAACTGGTCACAGTATTCCCGATTTATGGGAGATATTTTTGGCGCCCCGCTGGCCATTGAGGCCTTACTGGCCTTTTTTATGGAATCCACATTCCTCGGCGTCTGGATTTTCGGATGGGACAAGCTGTCCAAAAAGGCACATGCCGCAACCATCTGGTTGGTGGCTATTGGGTCCAATCTTTCGGCGTTCTGGATTTTGACCGCCAATTCTTTCATGCAGCAGCCGGTAGGCTATGTGCTGCGGAACGGGCGCGCCGAAATGACCGATTTTTTTGCTCTCATTTTCAATCCTCACGTCTGGTTACAATTTCCGCATGTCTTTTTTTCCGGGATTTCAACAGCCGCCTTTTTTGTCCTTGGAATCAGTGCCTACCATTTACTTAAAAAAAGCAAGGATGCAGAAGCCTATAAAAAATCGATGAAATTCGGGGCCATTTATGGCATAATTGGTATTACCCTGGTGATTGTTGTGGGACATGCCCAGGCACAGCACATGGTAAAGGTGCAGCCGATGAAAATGGCCGCTGCAGAAGCCCTCTGGAACAGCGAAGACCCGGCGGCCATGTCCCTTTTCACCATTGGAAATGAAAAAGAACGCAAGGATATCTTTTCCATTCGGATTCCCAAACTCCTAAGCCTGCTCGCCTACAACAAGCTTTCCGGTGAGGTTAAGGGAATCAATCAAATTCAAGCCGAATACGAACAAAAATACGGCCCGGGGAATTACGTTCCGCCCGTTTGGCTTTCATACTGGACGTTTCGTTTGATGGTGGGGGCCGGATTTTTGATGCTTTTTATTGCCATTTATATTTTGTTGGCAGGCAAAAAAGATTACGCCATCAAGCCTTCTATGCTTAAACTGACGTTCTGGGCACTTTTTCTGCCGTACATCGCCAATTCAACAGGATGGATTTTCACGGAAGTCGCCCGGCAGCCCTGGATTGTATTCGGGCTGCTTAAAACCAAGGATGCCGTTTCAAATACCGTCAGCCCCGGCCTGGTGCTGACCTCTCTTATCGGCTTCACCCTGATTTACGGCGTTTTGATTGTGGCAGATATTTATTTGCTCAAAAAATATGCAAAAGCGGGTACCGCCAATATTCTGCAAACTGAAGAATAA
- a CDS encoding Rrf2 family transcriptional regulator yields MNVLIKREYDYAIRICAYLAGNYQKGPISLAAISQKLFITRPFATKIIYKLKQHHIIGTTQGKRGGVFLTYPPEKLSFYKILQAMGFDFALNECIKNPNICPLVSHCKIHLFFVKQDHYLMRQLQEAMISEFIFGDSDLEPKPNGTHKKGG; encoded by the coding sequence ATGAATGTTTTAATCAAGCGTGAATACGATTACGCCATTCGGATTTGTGCCTACCTGGCCGGAAATTACCAGAAGGGCCCCATTTCCCTCGCAGCCATCTCACAAAAACTCTTTATTACCCGACCCTTCGCCACAAAAATCATCTATAAGCTCAAACAGCATCACATCATTGGAACCACTCAGGGAAAACGGGGCGGCGTCTTTTTGACTTACCCCCCGGAAAAGCTTTCATTTTACAAGATACTGCAGGCGATGGGATTTGATTTTGCCTTGAACGAGTGCATTAAAAATCCCAATATCTGCCCGCTGGTTTCGCACTGCAAAATTCATCTGTTTTTCGTTAAACAGGATCATTACCTTATGCGTCAATTACAGGAAGCTATGATTTCTGAATTTATTTTCGGCGATTCCGATCTGGAACCCAAGCCAAACGGTACTCACAAAAAGGGTGGTTAA
- a CDS encoding endonuclease III domain-containing protein has translation MIGAILTQNTSWKNVDKAITTLKEKYGLSLEKLQRISETELAQAIRSSGYYNQKAKKIKIFVRYIYERYAGSLEKMAEQPLEKLREELLTLYGIGPETADSILLYALQKPTFVVDAYTRRIFLRHGWMTEKATYEEIRQFFMTHLPRDVQLYNEFHALLVYVGHHFCRRTPLCDACPLNDYFSKEDRPSF, from the coding sequence ATGATAGGTGCCATTCTCACACAGAACACAAGTTGGAAAAATGTTGACAAAGCAATTACAACTTTGAAAGAAAAATATGGACTTTCTCTGGAAAAATTGCAGCGCATTTCCGAAACTGAACTGGCCCAGGCCATTCGTTCGTCCGGGTATTATAATCAAAAAGCTAAGAAAATAAAGATTTTTGTCCGATATATTTATGAGCGCTACGCGGGTTCTTTGGAAAAAATGGCCGAGCAGCCTCTTGAAAAACTGCGGGAGGAGCTCTTAACCCTCTACGGCATTGGCCCGGAAACGGCTGACTCCATTTTGCTTTATGCGCTGCAAAAGCCAACATTTGTGGTGGATGCGTACACGCGGCGTATTTTCCTTCGGCACGGCTGGATGACGGAAAAGGCCACGTATGAGGAAATTCGTCAGTTTTTTATGACACATTTGCCCCGGGATGTTCAACTTTACAACGAATTCCATGCGCTGTTGGTTTATGTTGGACATCACTTTTGCCGACGAACCCCCCTGTGCGATGCGTGTCCCCTGAACGACTATTTTTCGAAAGAGGATCGGCCATCATTTTAA
- a CDS encoding tetratricopeptide repeat protein, translating into MILFLVTITLTALFFLILIGVSVYWKNPAAAVVNFFGLLLIMASAYLEIRGIQTRVTLLAAMTSIGMILLANFILAVIMIRRSGKTDWTWQKNWNEISNKVDYKMIFEEKVFKDELDLNENEGMTEKLQALQMWKLGNDAYWARTFDDALEKYDFSLKWEPTSIAWINKSGILIETERYQEAIDACDEAIKKNQERIEAWINRGIAYDRLRQSDKAIKSFDEALLIDQRNVEAWTHRGNSYRKLGKFEEAMESYDKALAVSDDFLQAWYQKGVTLSKMNRIEEALVCFSQAAKIDRSYFMAFYNLGNSYNKLDRNEEAVAAYMKALKLAPDFNESWNNLGIALSKLGQLKEAIRSYQKAIEIRPDYYEAWINQALAYESIKNYSRALESYEKFLELAPEDFQKHIAIAERRAEELRKKYNLGKPSGFRFGFSFSRKKKKAAEIPKEEVVLEDDNSEAVLP; encoded by the coding sequence ATGATTTTATTTTTGGTTACAATTACATTAACGGCTCTGTTTTTTTTGATCTTAATCGGCGTGAGCGTCTATTGGAAAAATCCTGCCGCGGCCGTTGTCAATTTTTTTGGGCTGCTTCTGATAATGGCTTCGGCCTATCTGGAAATTCGGGGGATCCAGACACGCGTCACGCTTTTGGCCGCCATGACGTCAATCGGAATGATCCTTCTTGCCAATTTCATTCTGGCGGTTATTATGATTCGTCGCAGCGGTAAAACCGATTGGACATGGCAGAAAAATTGGAACGAGATTTCCAATAAAGTGGATTACAAGATGATCTTTGAGGAAAAGGTTTTCAAAGATGAACTGGATCTGAATGAAAATGAAGGCATGACGGAAAAACTCCAGGCGCTGCAAATGTGGAAATTGGGCAATGATGCCTATTGGGCCCGCACCTTTGACGATGCGCTGGAAAAATACGATTTTTCGTTAAAATGGGAACCCACAAGCATTGCGTGGATCAATAAAAGCGGCATTCTCATTGAAACCGAACGTTACCAGGAAGCCATTGATGCCTGCGATGAAGCCATCAAAAAAAATCAGGAACGCATTGAGGCCTGGATTAATCGGGGGATCGCGTACGACCGTTTGCGCCAATCCGACAAAGCCATCAAGAGCTTTGATGAAGCGCTGCTCATCGACCAGAGGAATGTGGAAGCCTGGACGCATCGTGGAAATTCCTATCGCAAATTGGGCAAATTTGAAGAGGCCATGGAGAGCTATGACAAAGCGCTCGCCGTTAGTGATGATTTTCTGCAGGCCTGGTACCAGAAGGGTGTGACCCTCAGCAAAATGAATCGGATTGAAGAAGCGCTGGTCTGTTTTTCTCAGGCCGCCAAAATTGACCGGTCCTATTTTATGGCATTTTACAATCTGGGGAATTCGTACAATAAACTGGATCGCAATGAAGAAGCGGTAGCGGCGTACATGAAAGCCCTGAAGTTGGCGCCGGATTTTAACGAGTCCTGGAACAATCTGGGAATCGCTTTGAGTAAGTTGGGGCAACTCAAGGAAGCCATTCGGAGCTATCAAAAGGCCATTGAGATTCGGCCGGATTATTACGAAGCGTGGATTAATCAAGCCCTGGCCTACGAGAGCATCAAGAATTATTCCCGGGCCCTGGAGAGTTACGAAAAATTTCTGGAACTGGCACCGGAGGACTTTCAAAAGCACATCGCCATTGCTGAACGGAGAGCCGAGGAATTACGCAAGAAATATAATCTTGGCAAACCCTCCGGATTCCGTTTTGGTTTTTCCTTTTCGCGAAAAAAGAAAAAAGCGGCTGAGATTCCAAAAGAAGAGGTTGTTTTGGAAGACGACAACTCCGAGGCTGTGCTGCCGTAA